In one Fodinicola acaciae genomic region, the following are encoded:
- a CDS encoding nitrate/nitrite transporter encodes MSIGGRWIDHWTPEDPRFWKETGARIANRNLWFSILTEHLGFSLWSLWSVMVLFMGPAYGFSAADKFWLTSLVTLVGSAIRLPYTLAPARFGGRNWTVVSALLLLVPAVAAGFVMHPGVSFGTMVVVAILAGLGGGNFASSMANINTFFPEGRKGWALGLNAGGGNLGVAAIQLVGLAVIAVSGTTTPQIILWIYTPLIVVAAVCAALFMDNISSVRNDTKAFKEALADVQTWVMSFLYVGTFGSFIGYSFAFGLVLQNQFGRTPLQAASVTFLGPLVGSLIRPVGGWLADRYGGAKVSLWNYLAMAVSVALIMAASQAKSLAVFTAGFIALFFFSGLGNGSTYKMIPAIFRAKAKTREEAGVLSAADSLLWSRRISGAVIGIAGAIGAFGGVLINLAFRQSFLTTKSGMVAFTAFLVFYVVCIAVTYFAYLRKPAVSAKPAYAKV; translated from the coding sequence ATGAGTATTGGCGGACGCTGGATCGACCACTGGACGCCGGAGGATCCGCGGTTCTGGAAGGAAACCGGCGCCAGGATCGCCAACCGGAACCTGTGGTTTTCCATCCTCACCGAGCATCTCGGCTTCTCGCTGTGGTCGCTGTGGTCGGTGATGGTCCTTTTCATGGGACCGGCGTACGGCTTCAGCGCTGCTGACAAGTTCTGGCTGACCTCGCTGGTCACTCTGGTCGGCTCGGCGATCCGGTTGCCGTACACGCTCGCGCCGGCACGCTTCGGCGGCCGCAACTGGACGGTCGTCAGCGCGCTGCTGCTGCTCGTTCCGGCAGTTGCCGCCGGTTTCGTCATGCATCCGGGGGTTTCGTTCGGCACCATGGTTGTGGTGGCCATCCTGGCTGGCCTCGGTGGCGGAAACTTCGCGTCGTCGATGGCCAACATCAACACCTTCTTCCCGGAGGGCAGGAAAGGCTGGGCCCTCGGCCTCAACGCCGGCGGCGGGAACCTCGGCGTGGCGGCGATCCAGCTGGTCGGGCTCGCCGTGATCGCCGTCTCCGGCACGACCACGCCGCAGATCATCCTGTGGATCTACACGCCGTTGATCGTCGTCGCGGCGGTCTGTGCCGCACTGTTCATGGACAACATTTCCAGCGTCCGTAACGACACCAAGGCCTTCAAGGAAGCATTGGCCGACGTGCAGACCTGGGTCATGTCGTTTCTCTACGTCGGCACGTTCGGATCGTTCATCGGCTACAGCTTCGCTTTCGGTCTGGTGTTGCAAAACCAGTTTGGCCGTACGCCGCTGCAGGCCGCGTCGGTGACCTTCCTCGGGCCGCTGGTCGGCTCGTTGATCCGGCCGGTCGGCGGCTGGCTGGCCGACCGCTACGGTGGCGCGAAGGTCAGCCTGTGGAACTATCTCGCGATGGCGGTCAGCGTGGCGCTGATCATGGCCGCCTCGCAGGCCAAGTCGCTGGCCGTCTTCACCGCCGGTTTCATCGCGCTGTTTTTCTTCTCCGGTCTCGGAAACGGCTCCACGTACAAGATGATCCCGGCGATCTTCCGCGCCAAGGCGAAGACCAGGGAGGAGGCCGGCGTCCTGTCCGCGGCCGACAGCCTGCTGTGGTCGCGGCGGATCTCCGGTGCCGTCATTGGCATCGCCGGTGCCATCGGCGCTTTCGGTGGCGTACTGATCAACCTGGCGTTCCGGCAGTCGTTCCTGACGACCAAGAGCGGCATGGTCGCGTTCACGGCCTTCCTCGTCTTCTACGTCGTGTGCATCGCCGTCACGTATTTCGCCTACCTGCGCAAGCCGGCCGTCTCCGCCAAACCGGCCTACGCGAAGGTCTGA
- a CDS encoding uroporphyrinogen-III synthase: MAESSMPSDVPPLTGFTVGVTASRRREELSSLLSRRGATVVEAPAVRIVPLADDRHLWQATEECLAAPLDYVVASTGIGFRSWLEAADGWGVRATLRDRLTPARLFARGPKAVGAMRSAGLGEVWSPRSESSAELLTQLLTENLAGRRIAVQEHGAPMPDFVSALRKAGADVIDVPVYRWMPPADLAPLRKMVQAITSASVDAITFTSAPAVLTLLEVAKDTGHLEQMIAGLRGPVAAACVGTICAGPLADHGVTCVIPERSRLGALVRVLTDELTTARTRVVRAANRELRICGTAVVIDGMPVRLSQRAAAVLRALAEEPGRVLTRAELLTRAWPDGPGEEHAVETTIGRLREALGPAGAAVQTVIKRGYRLAAP, encoded by the coding sequence ATGGCGGAGTCCAGCATGCCGAGCGATGTGCCCCCACTGACCGGTTTCACCGTGGGGGTCACCGCGTCGCGCCGCCGCGAGGAGCTGTCGTCACTGCTGTCCAGGCGGGGCGCGACGGTTGTGGAGGCGCCGGCCGTACGGATCGTGCCGCTGGCCGACGACCGCCACCTGTGGCAGGCGACCGAGGAATGCCTGGCCGCGCCGCTGGACTATGTGGTCGCCTCGACCGGCATTGGATTTCGCAGCTGGCTGGAGGCCGCGGATGGTTGGGGCGTACGCGCCACACTGCGTGACCGGCTGACGCCGGCCCGGCTTTTCGCACGCGGTCCGAAAGCCGTGGGCGCGATGCGATCGGCCGGGCTCGGCGAGGTGTGGTCTCCGCGGTCGGAGTCCTCCGCCGAGCTGTTGACCCAGTTGCTGACGGAAAACCTGGCCGGCCGGCGGATCGCCGTCCAGGAGCATGGCGCGCCGATGCCGGATTTCGTTTCCGCACTGCGTAAAGCCGGTGCGGACGTGATCGACGTGCCGGTTTATCGCTGGATGCCGCCGGCTGATCTCGCGCCATTGCGGAAAATGGTCCAGGCGATCACCTCGGCCAGCGTCGACGCCATCACGTTCACCAGTGCGCCGGCGGTGCTGACTTTGCTTGAGGTGGCAAAGGACACCGGCCACCTGGAGCAGATGATCGCCGGCCTGCGTGGACCGGTCGCGGCGGCGTGCGTCGGGACGATCTGCGCTGGTCCGCTCGCGGACCACGGCGTGACATGCGTCATTCCGGAGCGTTCTCGGCTCGGCGCGCTCGTACGTGTGCTAACCGACGAGCTCACCACGGCACGTACGCGCGTCGTCCGTGCGGCCAACAGAGAGCTGAGAATCTGCGGCACGGCGGTGGTGATCGACGGCATGCCGGTGCGCCTTTCGCAACGTGCCGCGGCGGTTTTACGCGCGCTGGCTGAGGAACCTGGCCGCGTCCTCACCCGCGCCGAACTGCTCACACGCGCCTGGCCGGACGGTCCCGGTGAGGAACACGCCGTGGAAACGACGATCGGCCGGCTGCGGGAGGCGCTCGGACCGGCCGGGGCGGCCGTGCAGACGGTCATCAAACGCGGCTATCGGCTGGCCGCGCCGTGA
- a CDS encoding amidohydrolase gives MSAAIHWRRDIHRHPEVGFAEFRTASRIAGRFADLGWRVRTGTDAMSAADRLGVPDAESLDAAYERAAADGADERFLPRMRGGLTAVVATVDSGQPGPAIGLRADIDALPIVESVDSGHLPARDGFRSSYDGVMHACGHDGHIGMAVELAERLAERPLTAGSLTIFFQPAEEGGRGARAMVPVGLADRIDLFLAMHVGLGLPTGRYLSSVDGLLANSKLKAVFHGVAAHASIAPHEGRNALLGAATAMLGIHALPRIPGHETRAGVGRISGGTSSNIVPDRAEMLLETRGDLGVVNEHLESRARDVLTGAAAMHGLTVDIETIGGTTTATADPEAVSAIETAAVSAGLQVADGLPVGLASDDATTFMRHVQENGGKATYVGLGATLAGPHHTPAFDFDEAALPLGVDLLESLVRLGQTFA, from the coding sequence ATGAGCGCGGCGATCCACTGGCGCCGTGACATCCACCGGCATCCGGAGGTCGGCTTCGCCGAGTTTCGCACGGCCAGCCGGATCGCTGGCCGGTTCGCCGATCTCGGCTGGCGGGTGCGCACCGGCACCGACGCGATGTCGGCCGCGGATCGCCTCGGTGTGCCCGACGCCGAAAGTCTGGACGCCGCGTACGAGCGCGCCGCCGCTGATGGAGCAGACGAGCGTTTCCTGCCGCGAATGCGTGGCGGTCTCACCGCTGTCGTCGCGACTGTCGACAGTGGACAACCAGGGCCGGCGATCGGTCTGCGAGCGGACATCGACGCGCTGCCAATTGTCGAGTCGGTCGATTCTGGACACCTGCCGGCGAGAGATGGTTTCCGGTCGTCGTACGACGGAGTGATGCACGCCTGCGGGCACGACGGCCACATCGGCATGGCGGTCGAGCTCGCCGAACGGCTGGCCGAGCGACCGTTGACGGCCGGCTCGCTGACGATTTTCTTCCAGCCGGCCGAAGAAGGTGGCCGCGGTGCTCGCGCCATGGTGCCGGTCGGCCTGGCCGACCGGATCGACCTCTTCCTGGCCATGCACGTAGGCCTGGGGTTGCCGACCGGCCGCTACCTTTCGTCCGTCGATGGTCTTTTGGCCAATTCCAAGCTGAAAGCTGTCTTCCACGGCGTCGCCGCACATGCCTCGATCGCGCCGCACGAAGGCCGCAACGCGCTCCTTGGTGCGGCGACCGCCATGCTCGGAATCCACGCGCTGCCGCGGATCCCGGGTCATGAGACGCGCGCCGGTGTCGGCCGGATCAGCGGCGGCACGTCCAGCAACATCGTGCCGGACAGGGCGGAAATGCTCCTGGAGACGCGTGGCGACCTCGGTGTCGTCAACGAGCACCTGGAATCTCGCGCTCGCGACGTGCTGACCGGCGCCGCGGCCATGCACGGCCTGACCGTGGACATCGAGACGATCGGCGGCACGACCACGGCCACAGCAGACCCTGAAGCGGTCAGCGCGATTGAAACCGCCGCGGTTTCCGCCGGTCTGCAGGTTGCCGACGGCCTGCCGGTCGGACTGGCCAGCGACGACGCGACCACCTTCATGCGGCATGTCCAGGAAAACGGCGGCAAGGCGACGTACGTCGGACTCGGCGCGACCTTGGCCGGACCACACCACACGCCTGCTTTCGACTTCGACGAGGCCGCCTTGCCGCTCGGTGTCGATCTCCTGGAGAGCCTGGTCCGACTCGGTCAGACCTTCGCGTAG
- a CDS encoding APC family permease, translated as MTQTKMPSLRRGLRLREAVALGVGGTIGGGIFVLVGEGASAAGPGVLVAFALAFVASLAIALPYAELSCRFPLAGGGYAMTRAVLGDHWGFFMGWAFWGGYLFISGYVTVGFGGYLAGLTGLPPVAGSVLLIATSTVINLGGVTLSGRWQNIVILLGIAMLVVFAIAGIVTLRPTAITPFFPAGIAGVGAATLVTFLAFGGFDMVAAAGEEVVDPRRNLPRAIILTLLLVLGLYLAVALATVGALPAGELTGQAPLAAAARQVMGPAGGTLMTVASLLTTAATANAVLIVTSRISYAMARDRLLPGPLARVSASTRVPWVAIAVNGALFAVVAAVVSIPLAAKIGGFLYVLHFVFPLVVLIVVRRRATTDEAGFQVPLAKVVVPVAFLACAGLFVASGTTGLAGGTLWLAAGAVCYGIKRYFS; from the coding sequence GTGACTCAGACCAAAATGCCATCGTTACGTCGCGGCCTGCGACTGCGCGAAGCCGTCGCGCTCGGCGTCGGCGGCACCATCGGCGGCGGCATCTTCGTCCTGGTCGGCGAAGGGGCGAGCGCGGCCGGTCCCGGCGTGCTGGTCGCCTTCGCGCTGGCTTTCGTCGCCTCGCTGGCGATCGCGCTGCCGTACGCGGAGCTGTCGTGCCGTTTTCCGTTGGCCGGCGGTGGATACGCGATGACGCGCGCGGTGCTCGGTGACCACTGGGGCTTCTTCATGGGGTGGGCCTTCTGGGGCGGCTACCTCTTCATTTCCGGTTACGTGACGGTCGGTTTCGGCGGTTACCTGGCCGGTCTCACCGGCCTGCCACCGGTCGCCGGATCAGTCCTGCTGATCGCCACCAGCACGGTGATCAACCTCGGCGGCGTGACACTTTCCGGCCGCTGGCAGAACATCGTGATCCTGCTCGGCATCGCCATGCTCGTCGTCTTCGCCATCGCCGGCATTGTCACATTACGGCCAACCGCGATCACACCGTTCTTCCCTGCCGGCATCGCCGGAGTCGGCGCCGCGACTTTGGTGACATTCCTGGCATTTGGCGGTTTCGACATGGTCGCGGCGGCCGGCGAGGAAGTGGTGGATCCGCGTCGCAACCTGCCACGCGCGATCATCCTTACGCTGCTGCTGGTCCTCGGTCTCTACCTGGCCGTCGCACTTGCCACCGTCGGCGCCCTGCCGGCCGGCGAGTTGACCGGTCAGGCACCACTCGCGGCCGCCGCGAGGCAGGTCATGGGGCCGGCCGGTGGCACGCTGATGACCGTCGCGTCCCTGCTCACCACGGCGGCGACGGCCAACGCGGTCCTGATCGTCACCAGCCGCATCTCGTACGCGATGGCGCGCGACCGGCTGTTGCCAGGGCCGCTGGCTCGCGTGTCAGCGTCGACGCGAGTGCCCTGGGTCGCGATCGCCGTCAACGGCGCGCTTTTCGCCGTCGTGGCCGCCGTCGTCTCCATCCCGCTGGCGGCGAAAATCGGCGGATTCCTGTATGTGCTGCATTTCGTCTTTCCGCTCGTCGTCCTGATCGTCGTACGCCGCCGCGCGACAACGGACGAGGCCGGATTTCAGGTGCCGCTTGCGAAAGTCGTCGTGCCGGTCGCGTTTCTGGCCTGTGCCGGGCTTTTCGTGGCCAGCGGCACGACCGGCCTGGCCGGCGGTACGCTGTGGCTGGCCGCCGGCGCAGTCTGCTATGGCATCAAACGCTATTTCAGCTGA
- a CDS encoding acyl-CoA dehydrogenase family protein, whose product MINLDPPRKAAALINQARQAAAEVLRPISRKYDRAEHSRPVELDMFAAVLDGLNASGQGGAGAAGVRADAGKDKGNRNGANLNVVLGTLEMCWGDVGLLLSLPRQGLGNAAIASVATPEQLERFGKLWASMAITEPGCGSDSAAISATARLDGDHYVLNGEKIFVTAGDRSEAVVVWATLDKSKGRAAIKSFVVEKGTPGFEVVRLEHKLGIRASDTATLRFDNCRVPKENLLGSPDIDTSKGFAGAMQTFDNTRPLVAAMALGVARAALDETGRILDEAGVTIDYDRPAHQQHAAAAAYLELEADYEAAYLLTLEAAWMADNRQPNSLQASMAKAKAGRSAVAITLRCVELTGGYGEDSLLEKWARDAKILDIFEGTQQIQQLIVARRVLGKTSAQLK is encoded by the coding sequence GTGATCAACCTGGATCCGCCGCGCAAGGCGGCCGCGCTGATCAACCAGGCCCGGCAGGCCGCCGCCGAGGTTTTACGGCCGATCTCGCGAAAGTACGACCGCGCCGAGCACAGCCGTCCGGTCGAGCTGGACATGTTCGCGGCGGTGCTCGATGGACTCAACGCCTCCGGACAGGGCGGCGCCGGAGCGGCCGGCGTACGCGCTGACGCCGGCAAGGACAAAGGCAACCGCAACGGCGCCAACCTCAACGTCGTGCTCGGCACGTTGGAGATGTGCTGGGGTGATGTCGGACTGCTGCTTTCCTTGCCACGCCAGGGACTCGGCAACGCCGCGATCGCCTCGGTCGCGACGCCGGAGCAGCTGGAACGCTTTGGCAAGCTGTGGGCCTCGATGGCCATCACCGAGCCGGGATGCGGCTCGGACTCGGCGGCCATCTCCGCGACCGCGCGGCTCGACGGCGACCACTATGTGCTCAACGGCGAGAAAATCTTCGTCACGGCTGGCGACCGGAGCGAGGCCGTCGTCGTGTGGGCCACGTTGGACAAGTCCAAAGGCCGCGCCGCGATCAAGTCTTTCGTTGTGGAGAAAGGCACACCGGGTTTCGAGGTCGTGCGGCTGGAACACAAGCTGGGCATCCGTGCCTCCGACACCGCCACGTTGCGCTTCGACAACTGCCGCGTACCGAAGGAAAACCTGCTCGGATCGCCGGACATCGACACCAGTAAGGGCTTCGCCGGTGCGATGCAGACCTTCGACAACACGCGGCCGCTGGTCGCCGCGATGGCGCTCGGCGTCGCGCGTGCCGCGTTGGACGAGACCGGCCGGATCCTCGACGAGGCCGGTGTGACCATCGACTACGACCGGCCGGCGCACCAGCAGCACGCGGCGGCAGCGGCGTATCTGGAGCTGGAGGCCGACTACGAGGCCGCCTATCTGCTGACGCTGGAGGCCGCCTGGATGGCCGACAACCGGCAGCCAAACTCGCTGCAGGCCTCGATGGCCAAGGCCAAGGCCGGCCGATCCGCGGTCGCGATCACGCTGCGGTGCGTGGAGCTCACCGGCGGATACGGAGAGGACTCGCTGCTGGAGAAGTGGGCTCGTGACGCCAAAATCCTGGACATCTTCGAGGGCACCCAGCAGATCCAGCAGCTGATCGTGGCCCGGCGGGTGCTCGGAAAGACCTCGGCTCAGCTGAAATAG
- a CDS encoding acyl-CoA dehydrogenase family protein has translation MVTAVRTVRTVRRDVMGLGLGVLSRIAGSRVLEATGLRTPLQQLVYAATKSGFRTAGAINRTFKPTRKLTEPVRPGPADDTGLFDVTPTDEQRLLVEAVAEFAAEQLRPAAAEADTNHQPPDDLLVRSGELGIAMLGVPEELDGLGAQRSVVTNALVAEALAHGDLGLAVAVLAPSAVSAALTLWGDAQQQADYLPAFVGENTPVAALALQEPRPLFDPFEPAMTATRTPSGFRLDGVKSLVPRVAAAELFVVSAKLDGKPRLFVVESSTSGLTVEPEPAMGLRAAATGRLHLDAVDLPARAMLGSPEDFIDAVRLCRLGWAALAAGAGKAVLDYVIPYVNEREAFGEPISHRQAVAFSVADIAIELEGLRLVTLRAASRAEQGKPYAREVALARKLAADKGMWIGSTGVQLLGGHGFVTEHPVERWYRDLRAVAVMEGIVLL, from the coding sequence ATGGTGACCGCAGTCAGGACCGTCCGGACCGTGAGGCGCGACGTGATGGGGCTTGGCCTCGGCGTGCTGAGCAGGATCGCCGGCAGCCGCGTGTTGGAGGCGACCGGCCTGCGTACGCCGCTGCAGCAGCTCGTCTACGCGGCGACCAAGAGCGGCTTCCGGACCGCAGGAGCCATCAACCGTACGTTCAAGCCGACGCGCAAGCTCACCGAGCCGGTGCGTCCGGGACCGGCCGACGACACCGGCCTGTTCGACGTCACGCCGACCGATGAGCAACGGCTGCTGGTCGAGGCCGTCGCCGAGTTCGCCGCCGAGCAGCTGCGACCGGCCGCGGCGGAGGCCGACACCAACCACCAACCGCCGGACGATCTGCTCGTACGCTCCGGCGAGCTCGGCATCGCGATGCTCGGCGTGCCGGAGGAGCTGGACGGCCTCGGCGCGCAGCGGTCGGTGGTCACCAACGCGCTCGTCGCGGAGGCGTTGGCGCATGGCGATCTGGGGCTCGCGGTGGCCGTGCTGGCGCCGTCGGCGGTGAGCGCGGCGCTGACGTTGTGGGGTGACGCGCAGCAACAAGCCGACTATTTGCCTGCTTTCGTCGGTGAAAACACGCCGGTCGCCGCGCTCGCCCTGCAGGAGCCGCGGCCGCTTTTCGATCCGTTCGAGCCGGCGATGACCGCGACGCGTACGCCTTCCGGCTTCCGGCTCGACGGCGTCAAGTCGCTGGTGCCGCGGGTCGCCGCCGCCGAACTGTTCGTCGTATCAGCGAAACTGGACGGCAAACCGCGGTTGTTCGTCGTGGAGTCCTCGACCTCGGGGCTCACCGTCGAGCCGGAACCGGCGATGGGCTTGCGCGCCGCCGCGACCGGCCGGCTGCATCTGGACGCGGTCGACCTGCCGGCGCGAGCGATGCTCGGCTCGCCGGAAGATTTCATCGACGCCGTACGGCTTTGCCGCCTCGGTTGGGCCGCATTGGCCGCTGGCGCCGGAAAAGCCGTCCTCGACTACGTGATTCCGTATGTGAACGAACGCGAAGCCTTCGGCGAGCCGATCAGCCACCGGCAGGCGGTCGCGTTTTCGGTCGCCGACATCGCGATCGAGCTGGAAGGCCTCCGGCTGGTCACCCTCCGCGCCGCGTCTCGCGCGGAGCAAGGAAAGCCCTACGCACGCGAGGTGGCGCTGGCGCGGAAACTGGCCGCCGACAAGGGAATGTGGATCGGCAGCACCGGCGTACAGTTGCTCGGCGGCCACGGCTTCGTCACCGAGCACCCGGTCGAACGCTGGTATCGCGACCTGCGTGCGGTCGCCGTCATGGAAGGGATCGTGCTGCTGTGA
- a CDS encoding LysR family transcriptional regulator — protein sequence MLNLNRLRVLHEVATCRSLAGAAERLGHTPSAVSQQIAALESEVGARLVERHTRGVHLTEAGRMLADYGETILGDVRAAEQALAALADGKAGHLRLASFTTANAEFLPSAVSRFARTSPHITLALTEADPDESVALLANRDADVALVYEFPALLLPKAGLRLTELLTDRLHVALPRGHRLADRAVLTLPDLAGERWVQGAHRSSTSGILLHACRSAGFEPDIAFRIDDQMTVRGLVGAGLGVALASSLVLHTMPAGLVARPLSDDSLVRKVYAATASDAPEHPAAAAMIDCLRATG from the coding sequence ATGCTCAACCTCAACAGGTTGCGGGTGCTGCACGAGGTGGCGACCTGCCGGTCGCTGGCCGGCGCCGCCGAGCGGCTCGGCCACACGCCGTCCGCCGTGTCGCAACAGATCGCCGCGTTGGAAAGCGAGGTCGGCGCGCGCCTTGTCGAGCGGCATACGCGCGGCGTACACCTGACCGAGGCCGGCCGGATGCTCGCCGACTATGGCGAGACGATCCTCGGCGACGTACGCGCCGCCGAGCAGGCGCTTGCCGCGTTGGCCGATGGCAAAGCCGGACATCTGCGGCTGGCGTCGTTCACCACCGCCAACGCGGAGTTCCTGCCGAGTGCGGTCAGCCGTTTCGCGCGGACCAGTCCGCACATCACGCTTGCTCTGACCGAGGCCGACCCGGACGAAAGTGTTGCGCTGCTTGCCAATCGTGACGCCGATGTCGCTCTCGTGTACGAGTTTCCGGCGCTCCTCCTGCCCAAAGCTGGCCTGCGGCTGACCGAGTTGCTGACCGACCGGCTGCATGTCGCGCTGCCGCGCGGTCACCGGCTCGCCGACCGGGCGGTGCTCACGTTGCCGGATCTCGCCGGCGAACGCTGGGTGCAAGGCGCGCACCGCAGCTCGACGAGCGGGATTTTGCTGCACGCGTGCCGATCGGCCGGGTTCGAGCCGGACATCGCTTTTCGCATCGACGATCAGATGACCGTGCGCGGCCTGGTCGGCGCCGGCCTCGGCGTCGCGCTCGCGTCTTCGCTGGTCCTGCATACGATGCCGGCCGGCTTGGTCGCGCGTCCGCTGTCGGACGACAGCCTGGTGCGAAAGGTGTACGCGGCCACCGCCTCAGACGCGCCGGAGCATCCGGCCGCGGCGGCGATGATCGACTGCTTGCGCGCGACGGGTTGA
- a CDS encoding threonine synthase: MDFSALSHLECSRTGETYDADVVQGTSGAGAPLLARYDLERVAATVTRAEIAGRGPDLWRYHEVLPVRDRGHVVTLGEGMTPLLDLPAYGKRIGLPALKMKDEGLIPTGAFKARGAAVGVSRAVELGVTGIAMPTNGNAGAAWSLYAARAGIRSLVAMPVDAPEITRAECVVAGGELYLVDGLIGDAGRIVAAAVAERAGFQEVSTLKEPYRLEGKKTMGYEIVEQLGWQAPDVILYPTGGGVGVIGIYKALLEMRALGWLTGELPRLVAVQSTGCAPIVTAYESGAAESAAAVDAYTVAFGINVPKALGDFLILRAIRETGGTAIAVTDDELLAAQSALARAEGAFVCPEGAACFAAAERLRASDWLSEQDKVVVLNTGSGLKYPGTVSVDVPTLPVGGRIPR, translated from the coding sequence ATGGACTTTTCCGCCTTGTCTCACCTGGAATGCTCGCGGACAGGCGAGACCTACGATGCCGATGTCGTGCAGGGCACCTCCGGTGCCGGGGCGCCCTTGCTGGCCAGATATGACCTGGAGCGGGTGGCGGCCACCGTGACGCGTGCGGAGATCGCCGGTCGCGGACCGGACTTGTGGCGCTACCACGAGGTTTTGCCGGTGCGCGACCGCGGCCACGTCGTCACCCTCGGCGAGGGGATGACCCCGTTGCTCGACCTGCCCGCGTACGGCAAGCGGATTGGCCTGCCGGCGCTGAAAATGAAGGACGAAGGGCTGATCCCGACCGGTGCGTTCAAGGCGCGTGGCGCCGCGGTCGGCGTTTCCCGAGCCGTCGAGCTCGGCGTGACCGGGATTGCCATGCCGACCAACGGAAACGCCGGCGCCGCGTGGTCGTTGTACGCGGCACGTGCCGGCATCCGGAGCCTGGTCGCGATGCCGGTCGACGCGCCGGAGATCACCCGGGCGGAGTGCGTCGTCGCCGGCGGCGAGCTCTATCTCGTCGACGGCCTGATCGGTGATGCCGGCCGGATCGTGGCCGCCGCGGTCGCCGAACGCGCCGGATTCCAGGAAGTCTCGACGCTGAAGGAGCCGTATCGGCTCGAAGGCAAGAAAACGATGGGCTATGAGATCGTCGAGCAGCTTGGTTGGCAGGCGCCCGACGTGATCCTCTACCCGACCGGTGGCGGTGTCGGCGTCATCGGGATCTACAAGGCACTGCTGGAGATGCGCGCGCTCGGCTGGCTGACCGGCGAGCTGCCGCGGCTGGTCGCCGTACAGTCGACCGGATGCGCGCCGATCGTGACCGCGTACGAGTCAGGTGCCGCCGAGAGTGCGGCGGCGGTGGACGCGTACACGGTCGCCTTCGGCATCAACGTGCCCAAAGCGCTCGGGGATTTCCTGATCCTGCGGGCGATCCGTGAGACCGGCGGCACCGCGATCGCCGTCACCGACGACGAGCTGCTGGCCGCTCAGTCCGCTCTCGCGCGCGCCGAAGGTGCTTTCGTCTGCCCGGAAGGGGCCGCGTGTTTTGCGGCGGCAGAACGGTTGCGTGCGTCGGACTGGCTGTCCGAGCAGGACAAGGTGGTCGTGCTCAACACCGGCAGTGGCCTGAAATATCCCGGCACGGTCTCGGTCGACGTGCCGACCTTGCCGGTCGGCGGGCGGATTCCCCGATGA